The window ATGAAGATACCTTGTTGCATTTCACCTTTGAGTCTTCTGATTTCGTCAGCAACCTTACTATTTCTTACTAACTCACTGCCTCTTACATGAGCACTGTTCGTCGCATATCCCGCCTTGATTGCAGCCATCGTCGCATTGAAGCTCTTAATGTAGTAAATACAAAAAAGCCTCTGCTTATCGGTTAAATCATCCGACTCAACAACAGGCTCTTTTATGGTTGCAACCTTTTTAGGGGATGCATCTTTTTTCGGTTGCTTGGTTGCATCCTTCTTCGGCGAACCCCTTGACCATTCATTACCATTTTTCGTATCCCTACTCTTACGACTCTTTAATGTTCCGAGTGCTACATCATATTTTTCAGCTAATGCAGCAAGCGTTATTTTTGTTGTTTCCCATTCCTTCTGTATCTCTTCCCAATTAGGCACATCACATCACCGTCCGCCTCCTTTATTTTTAGCATAGAAAAAGGACACCCTATTTTAACTGGATGCCCACTTCATCGTCCGTTATTTTATGTTTGATTTTGTACCGATATTTCTTTTTGTTGTTAGTCGTTATAAAGAAACCGTACACATTAATAGTATCTTCGTTTTTATATCCTTTTCTTCTAAGCGTAGGGTTTAACGTTTTAAAGTTCACCGAATGATAAAGTACATCTGAATTACTTAGTTTATGATTCACTTTTTCACCATGTATAACTAACTCTTTATTTTTTTCATCTAATATGTAAAAACCTTTGTATATAATCGTCATTGGCACATCTCTTACGTTTACCAGTCTTATAGTGTGGATCTTTGATATCAATTTTACTTTTAATTTATATCCCATCTTCGCTTTAGCTTTGGTGCTAACCACAAGCGTTCTATAAGTAACAACGACTGCTATGAGCGTTAGAATTGACAACGATATATTAGATACAGAAGAAATTGCATTCCAATTCACATTAAGGAAAACCACCTCATCACCTCCCACTGACACCATTCGTCACAAAAGGTGAAAATCCTCTATTTACCACACGTATGTATCGGGGCTGGTAAGAGGGGTCATTTCGCTCGCACGCACCCCCTCTTTTATTCTCCGCCTATACGGATAACCGGATATCAGGTAAACTTAAATCATTATTTACTTGGAGTTGATTACATTGGCTGAAGTTAAAATTGTGTTAAACGAAATCCTTAAAGAACGAAATATGACTCAACTAAAACTTTCGAATTTAACAGGCATCCGTTACGAATCTATCTCTAATCTTAATAAAAATAAAACTGAACGCTTATCACTTATCCACCTTCAGAAAATAATGACTGTACTAGAAATCACTGATGTCGGCATGCTATTAAAATATGAAGATGACACCATTGTCGAGCCGGTAATTGAACCCGCCACTGAAACTGTAGAAGATCCGTTAGATGCCAACATTGAAATGCTAGATTTGCCATACGCGGTGTATAACAGGCTAAGAAAGCAATGGAGCATGAATTTCGAGACTGTTGGAGATATCGCAAAAGCTGATTTATCTAAAGCTCGTGGAATCGGACCGAAATATTTACAAATCATTAATGACGCTCTTGAAAAATACTTGAATCGTCATTAAATATCAATTGCATGTAATGGGGACGTCGGCGTAGTTAAAACCACAAACCACCCAACTCCCCGACCTGCCTTTAAGTATATCAATGCGATTGCAGATGCGTCATTTCTCCGACGTATCCGACATATGCGACATTTTCCGAATAACGGTATCTTTTATTCTTCCAATATGACGGTCCGAAAATCCCATATGCATCCCGATCCACCGCATACTTTTCCCTTCTAGCAACCAATGCAACACCTCAATCTCCCGGTCAACCGTAATCAAATAAATTTTATCCTGCACCATCTTTATTTTCTTCTCGTAATCACTAATCTTCCTCCACCGCTTTTCCCTTCTTGAAAACTCCTGATAAATAGGATCACTATGACCGCCAGCTGCTTTCGGCATAGCTGCTTCTAATCCATACTGAGCCGTAAAGTTACCACCAACATCATTCAATCCCTCGCGCATTATCTTCACACTATTGATCATCCAGTGATAATCCTTTAACAACTGCTCAATCTGTTTCTCCGTCATATGCCCACCCCCTATTTATCGTTTACGAATTGCCCCGTTCACCCGTTTATAGGTCTGTCGATTACTCCCCATCAATTCAGCCCATTCTCTATCAGACAGCTGCTCCGACGAAATTCCCCTTGTCCTAGTATTCCTTCGCTCTACTACACCCGTACGAGCATCAGAGAGCCCTCTTTCAACCGGTTCCTTCTGCGACGATCTCATTTCCCTCACTCCTTTTTTGAAATAAAAAAAGAGGACAACAAATGACACAGCTTTTCGCTGTAATCAATCGTTGTCCTCTGGTTGGCCAGGGGGACTTATTTGTGTTCGTTTAATAATATTTCGACATGTTCACTGAAGCTTTCGAAGTCTATTTTGAGTCTCTCTGTCTGTCCTACAAAATTTGATATGTTTGCAACTCTTTGATCGTAAGGTAATTCCGGGAAAAGGGACAATTCATTATATAGGGTCGATAACATTCTGTTATATTTTAAATAGTCTTTAAGAAGGCCTTCTGTTAATTGGCTGGTCTCGATTTTTCTTGCTTCTTCACATAACCATTCGGCGTCTATAACATATAATCTAAACTTGTATTCCCTTTCATCATCGTACGTTTTAGAAAATTCATCGGAAAAAAAGTTCAGTAAATTTATTAATTGACTGTTAATGAATTGCAATTTGATTAAGTTATTCAAATCCGATTTTTTAATTTTATTGACTTCTGAACGCTTTCTCGTAAAAACGTCAAATCCAAATATAATTAAAGCAGTACTACCTGTAATGACGGCACCAAGCAAAGCTCCATAAAAACTATCAGAAAATCCGAATAACTTTCCACCTTCAAAGGTTATGTTTATTGTTAAACTAGACAACAATATATAAAGAATGAGCGATAGATTAATCAGTAGCAGCGCACCAATAAAAACTTTGTTAAATATACTCGAAACATTGTCACTCAAAATTCCTCGCCCTCTTCCCTCCGCATCCTTCTAACTTTCCCCTGATGCGTAACAATCCTATATTCACCATGCTCCGGAAGTTCTCTCACTTTAGCAATACCCTCCGAAATAACCACCACACAGTTCATTGGTAGTTCCATTATACCAATTCCCAACAATAATGCATCTGTATTAAAAGTAATATCTTTATTCACCAGGACCCCTCCTTGTGTTATAATCAGTCTGCCTAGACGGGAGGAATCCTGTCTTTTTATTTGTCTAAAAGGTGGTAATTCTATTGAACCCGTTTGAAGGTGTTGAATTTGACTGGATGCCAATCATCGGCCCGTTAGTTATTTTAATAGTTACGATGTTTGCTATCGCATTTATTTATAGAATATTTTTTAAGTGGTTGCCTAATGGTTTATATAACTTCCTCATCGGTCCAGTGTGTCTAATTGGTCTTTATTTGTGGTTTGTTCCAATGAATGTGGGATTCTACGAACTTTTCAAATGATACAAAGGCATCCTGGTCGATGTCTTTTTTATTGCCCAAATATCCCCTGCGGCCGTACCTGTATTTCCCCAAGTTCAGCCTGTTCAATAATGAGCAATCCGATTTCCAAGTGCTTACGTCCTAACTCTTCTGCAATGCTGTCAACACTCATATCCGCTTCCCACATCGACCTGAATACATCTGTTTCCCGTTCTGTAAACACCCAATCAATATCAACGTCATCAAGTAGCACACGCTTTTGTTCTTTAGCGTGGATCATTTGGATTCCTCCGCAATTTCGATTAGCTCTTTCATCGCTATTTCAACTGGCTTTCCGCTATAAATTTCAACAGCTTTCGAAAACCCTTCTAATGCTCCACGCAACCGTTCATTTTCTTCTTGTGATTTTAACCATTCGTTTCGCCAGTACAGACCATTAACTTCCTTTTCCGACTCCGGAAACCGACCAGCTTGCTCGCCCAACCAATGCCAATCTTCACCTTTAATTAATACATTTCCGTTTCCATCCGCCCCGATAGGACTCATATTTTCAAGTCGTTCCTCATTCGTCTCACTCACACCAATACCTCCATTCCTTTCAGTTCATCCGTAAGCCGCATAAACAACTTCATATCCTTTGCATCAAGCGCCATATCAATCTGCAACAGCAGCATGTCCTTGTCCGTGACATTCGTTTCGATGCTCGGATGATGTTCTAAATATTGACGAGACATCTTGGATTCTTCAGACATTTCAGCCATAAGTTTTCGAGAGTTGATTTTCCCTATTTCCGCTAAAGCATTCGCATACACAGCGAACGAAAAGCCTTCCATCAATTTTTTAAACTCTTCACGTTGATGATCACTGTTCATCCCATTCTCCCCCTCAAAAATATACGAATCATCCTCTTAACCAACGGATCACTCTTACCAACCCGAACCCTCTTCACAACTTCACTATCCATCGGCAAACTCCCAAGATAAGCAAGTCTAGCCGCAGCCCTTTGTATTGTTTTTTGGTTGTTCATGACGGTGCTCCTTTGTGTCTTCTAATGTTCATTGCCAAGAAATTACGTGAGATATTGACAACGTTGTGCTTTCGAAATTAGTATCAATTTAAATTACAAATGAGGTGTTTAATTTGAATAAATTTAATGTAACTTTAAGTTACCGATACGAGTATCACAGTGAAAACGATGCAATTCTTCATCGTGAAAATATAGCTAGTGGCTTTATTTTAAAAAATTCTTATCCGACTAAATTTGGTACTTGGATTTGCGAATATGAGAAAGCAATCGTTTGATTTGCTGCGCGTAATGGTCGTACTACGAAGTAATTGGCTTACATGTTTGACAGATTCTAATGCTATATGGTTTATCTCCTTTGAAAGCTGAGCCAAACAAATAATGGTATTTAGACCTTTTAACAATAGGCTTTAGGCAATCGTCACAAATATAATCTCGCCTTGCTGTTTGCACGACTTCTTTAATTACACTACTCATAAAAATCCCCTTCCTGCTTCGCCTTTTGTGTCAACCGCGCCACAGTTCCCAACCTTCTCGCTGCAGCCGTTTCAGCTCCTTGCCCCAAAGGGGCTCATAGGACCAAACCTTATGACCACTTTCCCACCGATACAAAAGCCTCCAAGGACGTTGGTTCATACCGCATTCCGCCGACGCATAACTACAATGTATTTCCCGCGCTCTTCCCGTTCAACAAATGCCCTTTTCGACTTACCGATACTAGTTGTCTGTTTGTAAATTGCTGCTGTATGGGATTCTGATCTTTCTGAAACAACTTCGAATCCCTTCACAATCAGTTCAGCTACCCGCCGTTTAACTTCGGTCTCATCAATACCAGTGACTTTCGTTGTGAAATACTCGCCCATCTCCTCATCCCCTTAGCATGATTTTAGATAATGCAGCACGTACCCATTTTCACTTTTCACTAAATCACAATGCAAAATCATCTCCGTGTATGGAATGGACTTCCTGCCACCCTTCCCAGCATCTTCCCAATGCGCTTCTAGCGTCTTGAAAGGTAAAAGGTATATTTCATCTAACTTAGTGAAAGAGACAAGCAAGAACGACCAAGCGCCTTTCTGATGCCATGATTTCAACAACTCATACTGATGCTCTGAAATGTTTTCTAGCGGAAAACTCGTCTTGCTAGATGTTTCTTTAGCATCGAATACGATTGCCCTGCCATCATGAACTCCTGAGTAATCAACCCACTCCGGCTTTTGTGTGTAACCAGTGACTTTCCCCCGAACGTTACTTTGTATCTGCACAGGTGTCGGGATCTTACGAATGTCCGCAACCCCCTTATTGCGATACTGCTGATTTGTCATGTCTATCAATCTTTCAAGTCCTGCTCCACGGTTAGCGTGGGAACGACTATAAACTGCCACCCCCGACTCAACAACCTCATCAAGCGTGATTTGGATTTTCTCAAACTCCGCATCTTCAGCAGCCTGTTTTTTCTTGCAGACAGGACCATAACCATCATCGATTGACTTCTGCGTTTTAAGCTCTCTTCCGCAACGATTACATGCGTTCATTAGTATCCCTCCGCTTGCCTGACGTGGTTGATTTCGTTTTTCGCGTAATAGGCTTCTTCGAACTCTTCCCAAGTGAAACCAAGAGTATCGATCAACGCTAGAAAGTCACTAACATACGCTTCGTAATTATTCGGCTCCAGTTTCGCAGCACTTGCAATAAATTCGGTGAATACGTCTTCAATTTTTAAATGCATATGCGCATTTACCACTCTGTATCGAATTTCTTCTACACGTTTTCCACCGATTTTCTGGAAATGCAATCCGATTGATAACAAAAAATGAAAGCAATCTACCAGTTTAATGCTTTTTCATAGTTGTTTTGTTTGTTTGACCAAAACTTGAATGACTCCGGCATTTCATTCGCTAACTCTGACAATTCAACGATTAATGCCAGCCGTTTCCGACTGAACAAATCACGCCCAGTCAGATGTTTTTCTCTGACGATTGCACCATCCAACGCTCGTTGCTTCAAAAAGAATTTAGAAAGATTGATTCTGTTTCGCATTACTACCCCTCACTTTCAAATTTTCATAGTTTTAATCACCTACAGCCACTTTATATCTTGAATTCTCCACACTCATTTCGGGTAAATTCGCTCTTACTAAAGCATCCGCAAATGGTGGTGGAACACTATTTCCTACACGCTTTATTTGTTCCGCTTTTGTCCCTGGGTGCTGATAACTCTTAGGGAAACCTTGACCAGCAAATAACTCATGTGGTTGAAGCATACGTAGCCCGATGTCAACGATTTGTTTGCCGTTTGTAATGCACGTCGTCAAAGCAAAGCGATCTTTTGTGGTAATCGTGTGCAACGGTTCGTTCAACCCCTGCGCTGTACTTTGTCCGTAATATTTTGTTAAGAATGCATAGACGATTGCGAAACGGTTGCCACCGGCTGTAATAGTGTGAAGTGGTGTATCTAGTGACAACCCTCTCACTTCTGATTCAGTCCGTTCTGTATAATAGCTGATTAAGTAAGCTGCTACATCGTCACTCGCCATGAACGGGTTATCTGCTTCCATTACGAATTTCTTTAACCCTCGTTCAATTCGCTTTAACGTATTAGGTACCAGCGGCTTTTTTCTCTCAAATATAGAAGGTGCTCCGATGCTCCAATCAATAATTTCCGACGATGTGCGCCATGGCTTTGCTCTTTTAGATTGCACCGCTAAACTTTGCGGATCCCTGTGAGTTGGCTCGGGCCAAGTAATCGGTTTACCATCACACC of the Sporosarcina sp. FSL K6-1508 genome contains:
- a CDS encoding helix-turn-helix transcriptional regulator, encoding MAEVKIVLNEILKERNMTQLKLSNLTGIRYESISNLNKNKTERLSLIHLQKIMTVLEITDVGMLLKYEDDTIVEPVIEPATETVEDPLDANIEMLDLPYAVYNRLRKQWSMNFETVGDIAKADLSKARGIGPKYLQIINDALEKYLNRH
- a CDS encoding helix-turn-helix transcriptional regulator, whose protein sequence is MTEKQIEQLLKDYHWMINSVKIMREGLNDVGGNFTAQYGLEAAMPKAAGGHSDPIYQEFSRREKRWRKISDYEKKIKMVQDKIYLITVDREIEVLHWLLEGKSMRWIGMHMGFSDRHIGRIKDTVIRKMSHMSDTSEK
- a CDS encoding XtrA/YqaO family protein, encoding MVNKDITFNTDALLLGIGIMELPMNCVVVISEGIAKVRELPEHGEYRIVTHQGKVRRMRREEGEEF
- a CDS encoding helix-turn-helix domain containing protein, whose product is MIHAKEQKRVLLDDVDIDWVFTERETDVFRSMWEADMSVDSIAEELGRKHLEIGLLIIEQAELGEIQVRPQGIFGQ
- a CDS encoding IDEAL domain-containing protein, whose translation is MNSDHQREEFKKLMEGFSFAVYANALAEIGKINSRKLMAEMSEESKMSRQYLEHHPSIETNVTDKDMLLLQIDMALDAKDMKLFMRLTDELKGMEVLV
- a CDS encoding Holliday junction resolvase RecU encodes the protein MNACNRCGRELKTQKSIDDGYGPVCKKKQAAEDAEFEKIQITLDEVVESGVAVYSRSHANRGAGLERLIDMTNQQYRNKGVADIRKIPTPVQIQSNVRGKVTGYTQKPEWVDYSGVHDGRAIVFDAKETSSKTSFPLENISEHQYELLKSWHQKGAWSFLLVSFTKLDEIYLLPFKTLEAHWEDAGKGGRKSIPYTEMILHCDLVKSENGYVLHYLKSC
- a CDS encoding dUTP diphosphatase: MLSIGLHFQKIGGKRVEEIRYRVVNAHMHLKIEDVFTEFIASAAKLEPNNYEAYVSDFLALIDTLGFTWEEFEEAYYAKNEINHVRQAEGY
- a CDS encoding dUTP diphosphatase, which encodes MRNRINLSKFFLKQRALDGAIVREKHLTGRDLFSRKRLALIVELSELANEMPESFKFWSNKQNNYEKALNW
- a CDS encoding DNA cytosine methyltransferase codes for the protein MQLDFFREIIVDNFAGGGGASTGIEMATGLSVDIAINHDPAAIAMHKLNHPDTEHYCESVWDVDPVAAVRGRKVGLAWFSPDCTHHSKAKGGKPVKQEIRGLAWIAVKWALAVKPRVIMLENVEEFQDWGPIHEGKPVKELKGKTFQSFVKTLEVLGYLVDFRKLQACDYGAPTTRERLFMIARCDGKPITWPEPTHRDPQSLAVQSKRAKPWRTSSEIIDWSIGAPSIFERKKPLVPNTLKRIERGLKKFVMEADNPFMASDDVAAYLISYYTERTESEVRGLSLDTPLHTITAGGNRFAIVYAFLTKYYGQSTAQGLNEPLHTITTKDRFALTTCITNGKQIVDIGLRMLQPHELFAGQGFPKSYQHPGTKAEQIKRVGNSVPPPFADALVRANLPEMSVENSRYKVAVGD